Proteins encoded in a region of the Diadema setosum chromosome 7, eeDiaSeto1, whole genome shotgun sequence genome:
- the LOC140230968 gene encoding somatostatin receptor type 2-like translates to MKYNNMKTIPNIYILNLAIMDFMFVLTLPFQAVQASSLHWPFGWLMCKLVTGYDSVNMFASVFTLSFMSVDRYVAVVYPISSIRYRTKTKTRIFCCLVWFSAILLALPSWLYFDIVSSPSGEHCYTKHIKTNAEANFYCYFNVMLGFILPLLVILTAYTALLYKMLRSNLPLRSDGASAAQRASKRVSILTISVIVVFFICWMPYHALQIAFAIGLRSSKALRVSNSIVVCWCYSNSCFNPLVYTFIGENFKKNLADMCPWCFPRASKFDRNRGGRESSTYTRGGTMRLNNVHYNEYTSPTVAPSTTVGSDGCNNDHSPKMQTYTFTT, encoded by the coding sequence ATGAAGTACAATAACATGAAAACGATCCCTAACATCTACATACTAAACTTGGCTATCATggatttcatgtttgttttgacgCTCCCATTTCAGGCCGTCCAGGCATCGTCCCTACATTGGCCTTTTGGATGGTTGATGTGTAAACTCGTCACGGGCTATGACTCGGTGAACATGTTCGCATCCGTCTTCACGCTGAGCTTCATGAGCGTTGATCGCTACGTCGCAGTTGTCTATCCGATATCATCGATCCGGTATCGCACTAAGACTAAGACTCGCATCTTCTGCTGCCTCGTCTGGTTTTCCGCAATTCTGCTTGCTCTCCCATCGTGGCTCTACTTTGATATAGTCTCTTCTCCGTCAGGAGAGCACTGCTATACGAAACATATCAAGACCAATGCCGAAGCAAACTTTTATTGCTACTTCAATGTTATGTTGGGGTTCATATTGCCTCTCCTTGTGATTTTGACCGCGTACACGGCCCTGCTTTACAAGATGTTACGCAGCAACCTCCCTCTGAGGTCGGACGGTGCAAGCGCCGCTCAACGGGCGTCAAAACGCGTCTCGATTTTGACGATATCGGTGATCGTGGTATTTTTCATTTGCTGGATGCCGTACCACGCACTGCAGATCGCCTTTGCCATAGGCCTGCGTAGCAGCAAAGCTCTTCGTGTGTCGAATTCCATCGTAGTTTGCTGGTGCTATAGCAACAGCTGTTTCAATCCGCTGGTTTACACTTTCATTGGAGAAAACTTCAAGAAGAACCTGGCCGACATGTGCCCCTGGTGCTTCCCTAGAGCGAGCAAATTCGACAGAAATCGCGGCGGCCGGGAGAGCAGCACGTACACGAGAGGCGGCACGATGCGGCTAAACAACGTCCACTACAATGAGTACACCAGTCCCACTGTGGCACCGTCTACAACGGTCGGGAGCGACGGCTGTAATAACGACCACTCTCCCAAGATGCAGACATACACTTTTACTACCTGA